The following nucleotide sequence is from Drosophila simulans strain w501 chromosome 3L, Prin_Dsim_3.1, whole genome shotgun sequence.
ATGGTGGAGGGCTGTCCTGCCGAGGAAAATCGTACAAGGAGAACCACTGCCTATATCCGGGTGATCTATATCCGTTCACACGCCGGCCAATGTTCGTTGTGATCGACTCGGACAACTCGTTTGTCTTTCAGCACATACCGCGCTACTTTGGCCAGCCGCTGGTGGTGCTCATGTCCCCGCAGGATGTGCCGCCCGCATTCCAGGGTAGGATCTCTATCCTTTTTGGTCTACCCCAAGCACTTATATCCTTTTGGCCTTATTTTAGCTGATGTCCAGCATCATGGCTCGCTGTTTACGTTGTTCCTGCACTCCCCGCTCACCGCCCTCTGCTACATCTGCAACGTTGGAGACGTGCCCATCCACCACTGGGAACGCTGCCAGACCTACGTGGACCGCTTCATCACGGAGGCCTCGCGCCTCGTCACCCGGTGTCGCATCGATGAGATTGAGCAGGGCATTGGATTTATAGGTGGGTCAGCTGTCGGCTGTAAATGAAAGATATCAACTGTTGAGATGGCTATCCTTACCCCTTATACTTACTATAATCTAACTCCTTTTGCAGATTCCTCCTACGTGCAGTTCTTCGGTGACGACTTCCTGCGCACTCTGATCCTCCGCTTCGTCTTCTGTGATGTGGTGCTTCGGTTGCACCGCGGATTCCGTGGGCGTCACATGAGACCCCGCTGTGAGCCGCAGCTGCCGGCGAACGAACTGCTGGAGCACCCCTCGCTGTCGCACATCATCTTTCAGCTGGCCTCGGCCCTGGATGTGCGGGGTCACTTCTCGGAGGGACCGGAGTGCGACTGATGACTTTTTGCGGCCATAGTCGTGGTGGTGGCCATCGGGATCTGCCTGCGACAGCAGCTGTTCCACGTGATCGAGAGGCAGTTGTCCGGATGGATGCTTTCGCTGTACAATACTTTTCCGCTGGGCTGGAACTGGGCCTGAGATTGGGGGCGTTGCTGGCCATGGGTTTCCGTTTCCTTTCGTTGGCAGTGCTCCGGCTGCCGGCGTAAATCATTTCAATAACGTAACGCAACGTAACTGCAGTATAATacgaatataaatatataaatacgagtataatatatatatatgatatatgcgTATATGGATAAAGGTAAATTAATCAAGTAGCTAGTTTTCTTATATAGTGCGTCGCGCAATGGAAATGGTCCAATGTTAGTTGCTTAGCATATACATAATTAATGATAACGATAACGAAGATATACATACGAGAAATCAATGATATTCAGCCGAtatcgcagcagcaacaagaacagcaacaaacatGTCAAAAGAACCTAACAAACGATAACTGCCAAAAGAAGatgaaaaacgaaagaaaaaccAAGCAAACAATTGATGATAAAAATCGAAGCCGAATATCTAATCAAATTTTGTTTGAGCGGTACCGggaatttttatgaaaattgtgAGCGCGGATTTTTTGGATCGCCCGATCGGATCGGGAAAAAAAATAGGTAACTTTGTCATATGCAGCGGAAAAATTTTAGCTTTTATACAACCGATATTGAGGGAAACCTAATCGAAAGTGAATCACGAACACGACACACTATATAAGAAAGGAGGTGCGTTTTTTATGCATTGTACGCGGCGCTcataacaaattgaaattacgAAACCAGAATATTAttgtacgtatgtaatattgcatatatgtatctattaTGATTACAAGATGACTGAAAGTTACTGTTTCAACAAaggaaaaaacgaaaaaaccaaaaaacgtataaataaaagtaagacaaccaaaaaagaaggcaaaGTTTAGCAAAAGTAATAACTAATATTAACTTATACATAATGCCCTAGTTAAGTGAAACatggaaaatatacaaaatatattttgcgTATGTTAAAGTGAAATACAAAAAGCCCAACCAACATTTTATACGAAGGAAATGCATACAAAATTTACACTTCAACTAACGAATGAAAATCTGTTCTCGAATCATTTTTCCAAAATGCCGCAAAATTCCATTTCGGTTTTCGATATAAACTGTGAATTGGAACAGGTCAccgtaataataaatatttatgataacATATAGTTACAAGTCACACTAACTCTATGGATTTATAGGCAAATGATAAACGCAATATTGAAAGttacaaaattatatatataaagcatatatatttcaatacgaaaataaaactaGTTGAACGCATAGTAAATTACTTGATCATTTTTACAAGACAAGCCGCaaacgaaaataaagaaaaatcttaccaaaaagatacaaaaaaaagaacaaaaacaatttaataattactttaaatttattattttctacgGATAATATgtgcatttttatatatttaaacgaaAGATAACAAATTTTACGCTAGttacaaacaaatttttctGAAGTCTTCAAGCAGCcgtattaaaaaattaaaaactacaaacaaaacgaatcgaagagaaaacaaactaatttattCAGCCGAGTTCTAATCAACTTATTCGCTTTGTTAACTAACAAATTGTATAGCTTTTCCACAATTTCGTTTACACTTTTTGTACATATAGGGAAAATACTAAAAGAATCGTTGAAAGAACCAAATTATATCACTCACCACCATTGTACTGAATCATTTccatttatgtttttgtacattttgagAACTGCATTTACGGAATAGCGAGAACAAATAAGGTAAATTAAAGCAAGGGGAGAATTGCAAATAATCAGCAACATTAACCACACTCACACGTAAACCAAGCCCACAAAACGAGAACATCTAAACATTatcataaacaaattgtttaaacgACATGCAAAGTCACAAATAACATACAAATCGAAACCAACATTAAGAAATGATAACAAATTTAGCAAAGCCACAAGAGAATATTATGAAAATGGAACGGAGAACGAGAAAGTGTATGGGAGTTTGTATGAAGTAATAAGAATAAAGCACACGTTTGAAAAGAGATTCGATTTTTAATGATTCCACATCAGCTACTTAAGTCCCCCGGAGTAGTATTTAATCCACTTGAGGTAGGCAGAAACACGGGTGGATATGTCGGGCAGCTTCAGCTTGCACTCGCCATCGAATCCGTGAGATACAATGCCCACCAGCGTTCTGGTGCCATCGTCCAGGACCATCGGACCTCCGGAGTCGCCGCGACATGGCAGACCCTTCTTGGAATCGATGCAGATGAAGCTATTGTGCACGACCTTCTTGCTTTTGCCGCCCAGCTGCTTGTTCCACTGCCTCTCGCACTCCTTGTTCGAGATGATGGGCGCCCGGATGTACTGGAGCACCTGGCTGGGCAGTTGCTTGGTAGTCAGACCCCAACCCGAAATGATGGCTTTGCGACCCGTGTATGTTTTCTTGGCACTCGGCAACTTTGCAGGTTGGATATACTTGTTGAATTTAAGCTTCTTGGGCAATTTGATCAGGGCTATATCGTTTGTCACGGTCTTACGGTCGAACTTCTTGTGGACAATGGTGTAGCTCCGGTTGACCACGATTTCTTTATCATCAAAGGATTTCACCTTTCCCACGTGGATCAGCACTTTCCAGCTAAGTAGGggagaaatataaatatatataaatcgcAGGAGTATGTTACTTACAGATTAGACTTTGGATCCTGCAGACAATGGGCTGCGGTTATAATCCAACGATTACTGAGGATAGTGCCCCCGCACATATTGGGCTCATCCTTGGATCCCTCGAAGTAGCAGAGTAGTCCAACCTGGTAAGGCAACTGCTTCGCCTTGGCCGCTGTGCCATTCATTATTCGCAGGGAGCCAGTCTCCTGGCCAAATCCCAGGGAGAACTGCACGATAAGCGCCAGCTGGAGAatcatttcaattgatttacAACTCCAAACCCTTGAACAGCTTTATATATTGCCCGTACTCGTGGGTTTCATTGATTGCTACGGTTTTATGATTGCGTCGTGTTCGAACCTCTTTGCATAATCTGCGTGCTTTTGGTTTATTGGTTATAATAATTACGGGTTGCTTGATTAGTCGGATACATGGTACATATTCGTATATATGGGTAAGATAAGATTCTCACTCAGTGAGAAACTCCGAACTTGTAGATGACTTCGTGCTGGTAACTTTCGCCAGGTCGCAAAATGGTCGAGGGAAAGTTGCTGTGGTTCACGGAGTCGGGAAACTTCTGTGTCTCCAGGCAGAAGGCACCATGCTTGGCATAGGCAGCTCCATCCTTGCCGGGAATGGGCGATTCACCGCGTTCCACATCCGGCATAAAGTTGGAGGTGTAAAACTGCACTCCGGGCTGATTGCTGACCACCTCCAGCCAGCGTCCGCTGGGCGGATGAGTGGCTCTGGCCACCTTGGCCAATGGTTGTGGTGGACTGAAGGTTACACAGAAGTTGTCATCGTAGCCGCGAGCTGGCTGCAGCGCCTTGAGGCGTTCTCCCAGATTGCTGGACACACGTAAATCAAATCCTGTTCCCTCCACCGGTGTGATCCGGCCCGTGGGAATCGAAGACTGGTCCGTCTCAGTAATCCCATAAGCATTTATTTCGATGGTGTGCTCGTAGAGACCGTTGGCTCCAGATTTGTGTCCAGCTAGGTTGAAGTAGGAGTGATTTGTAAGATTCACGGGAGTGGTTTGATCTGCTACTGCACTCATCTGGACATGGAGGCAGTTATCCTCGCTGAGAGTAAAGCTTGCCGTGGCTGTCACCTTGCCGGGATATCCTTCGTGTCCATCCGGATTGGTGTGGGACAGAGTAACACCATCCCCACGTACTTCCACAACTTCCCAGTGAGCCTTATCGAAGCCCACAAAGCCGCCATGAAGTTGAAACTTGTTGTCCCGGTTCTTGGACACCTCCACCAGCTTTCCATCCAGATAAAAGCTGCCATTGGCAATCCGGTTGCAAATCCGCCCAATAGTTGCTCCAAAGTACGGATTCCTCTCGCTCTGATAGCCCGCCAAATCATCAAATCCGAGGGTCACGTCATCTATTTGACCGCTGGCATCGGGCGTCTTTATGCTGGTAATGGTGGCTCCACGGGTGATCAACTGCACGGACATTCCTGCTCCGTTTGTCAGGGTGAACCGTTTGATGGTGTCCTTTGACTTGGTTAACGGATTCACCGCTCCGTTGGCGAAGACGTCCTCCGTGATGTTGACCATTTTGGATCCGGCTGCAGCTGTGGAATGATTGCGAGTGCCACTTGCACTGCGTTTTTATCTGACCCTCTCCAAGCCGTAGAGGTTAATCAGCACTCGATGTGCGtatgtgtttgttttaattatcgCAAAAAAAGCcgcaaacaaaatgtacacatgtacgtacatatgtaaacaGATCTTGTTATCACAAATTGGTGGGAAAGTCTGCGATAAGGGGGATAGACACCTTGTGGAGTCTTAAAATTGTGCAATGTTCGTATTCCAAGAAAGTGCTCAAATTTAGCGGTAAATCAGAAAGTTCTTACTTAAATTATCTTTTAATCACCGTAGttgcaattcaaattttaGAGTTGCCTTATCTATTTTAgaacagctgttgctgctgtttacATGTGCGtagttattaaaaatatgGAGGGGTTTGATTTCGTAGCTGAAAAACTTGCGGGtacatattttgatttttgcttatacagctttttaaataacattttttttttaaatacactaaataaaataaaaatacttttttgaaatatatatatttaaacgtGCACATCTGCTACACAGTGCAGGCAGTTGCAAAGATCTGGCAGCCCTGCTCTAGAAAATACCACATAGCAAATAGTCCACCTCTAAGCAACAGGTCGGTTGTTTATTGAATTcgtttatttaactttatggTAGTTTGGCAAATAGAAAGCTAGCTAACCGGTGCAGTTACCCCTTTTTGTTTACAGAGAGCTCAGAGGAAACGGCAGATTTGATCCCCCTGCGTTCATCCCCACCCAGGCACCACTAATCCGACGAGTATAAATCCCAACATGCAATTGACGTGGCAGAGAGATCAGATAAATCTACTGCTTCCGATTGCTCtgatttgttgttgtctcTTGATCGACGTAACCAGCGCTCAGGAGGCCCAACAACCATGGTACGAGAATCTGCCAGCGGTGGCCATGGACTACAAGGTGGGTAATGGCTTTGAGACTCCTGCAGAGCATCAAATTTCACCGGGAACGTGGTTTCTCTTTTAGGTTCATATAGATGCTGGTAAGGAGGACTGCTACCATCAGTATGTTAAGGCAGGAGCCACCTTCTACGTGTCCTTCAGTGTAAGTAGATAGGATTTGGGATCTATAGCATGCTTCGGTTCCAATGGATGGGTTCCCCGTAGCCGAGTCTGTAATAGtctaaaataaatcaaatcgaatccaTTAATTCAGTTAATGAAGTAGGAAAGCTATCTGATTGTAATGTAGTTCATGAATTTGGTATAGCTGCATACAATGTTTTTAAGTATATTAAGTTTCGTATCGTAAATCGAAAAGTTGCGtatggtaaaaaaaaattaatcatataATGATAATTTCTAGGTGGTGCGCGGAGGCGATGGAATGGCTGGTTTCGCCGTACGCAATCCTGCTGGTGAGGTGGTAAAGCCCTACCAGTGGCAGGCTACTGCGGATTACACGGATCAGGTATCACCCGGTGGCTACTACTCCGTCTGCATTGACAACCAGTTCTCCCGATTCGCTGGCAAGCTGGTCAACATCTATATCACGGTGGTGAAGTACGATGCCTGGGACAAGTACGCCAAGGAGATCGAACAGCTGCAGCTGAACATGCAAAACTTCACTGTAAGCCAAACTGGTTTTCAGACACACCCAAACATCCAACTACAAATATTCACATTGATCTATTTCTTTAGGCCACCGTTGGCACTGTGGAGCGCAACATCAACGATATGATGGGCTATCAAGCGCACAGTCGTCATCGCGAATCGCGTGATTATGCGTTGCTCCTGGACAACAATGCTTATATTCAAACCTTCTCGATTAGCCAAATTGTGGTCATATTGATCACGTGCTCTGTACAGGCGAGTATATTcatgttttttgcttttcctttaTTAATAACCTAATATTTGCAGGTCTTCTTTGTGCGCAAACTATTTGAAGTGAAATCGAGCTCCAAAAGCCGCATCTAAGGCGCAAAGATACTTTTCAAAGACTTCGCAACATGTTTCTAAAATTCCATCCGCATTTCCAAGACATTCATTCTACCAGCTGAACCCCTTTCGAGTttttataacttattttattactgGCTAACTGATCAAGCGCAACTGAGCAGACTTTTTTATAATTGGGACTACTTATGTCATACGAGTTATAGACAGCAAAACTTATTGTGATAAGTGtacatttgtgtgttttgttcAATTAAAAGATTGAagatttttgtatttgctttgtttaatttggGAAAGAACTTGAAGGATTTATTCGAAAGCAATTCGGGTTTGTTGATTTACTAAAAGCTCTACAAGCTTTACAGTTAAGCTGCTTGGTAGGCTCACTTAACCGTTACATTTCGTTATCCTGAAAAGGATTTTgatctttttaaaaatatataattctagtTGTTGTGTTAAGAAacctgtttttgtttttatatgggtgtaagtaatttttaaattacgATTTTGTTGCAAAGGCAACTTTTCGTTGCTGAAAgccaattttaaatattaaatacatggTGTACATGAgctcattattttaaattgagaGCTGAAGACATTTCGAAGACATTCCACAACTTAAGCTGGCAAATTAATCACCCCCAATGCCGCTTATCGCAAATTATCCTGCCCCATCCATCGCAGGACCTTAAATCATGTCACCAGGCTCGCCGCTTATCTAGACGTCATTtagcacatgtgtgtgtgctctgaAGCAGCTGGCATGTTAATTATATCCTTTTTGGCAGGCAGCATGTGCATCTGGGTATCTTGGGGCGTCTTTTGTGGCCACTGCTGCtcgaaattaaaatgttattatgCGAGGCTTATCTGCGGGCCTTAAAGCCACCGCAAAACTAAGGTCCTAATGGCCTCGCACACCAGCACACGCTCTTTAACTGTTTTAAACGCCATTGTTAaaatattgctcatacgcactTCCGCCCAAAATGGGGTCTTCTCTCTTCGGCAGCACTAATGATGCCCCAAGAACGCGGAGCAAAGGACCCGGCGAAAGGCAGgagcatccacatccacagccacatccacatccacatccccgaTGGCACAGAGTTGGCTCCGCCCACCAGCAGCCGATGACAGCGGCAGATAACAGAGCAGCggcaaagtgggcggtggatgGGGTTGTGGTGCGGAGAGCGCGCCTGCGCATTAGCCGCCGCAGGAACGCAGGACGATGGGGTGACACATCCTCAGTGATAGCGCCCAGTTCCCCTGCCACACAGAGCCACCGCTTGTGGGAGGAGTGTGTCGCCATCTTTGAGCGTGGACTGGTGACTGGACGGGATGATCTGGCCGCCACATTAACTTGGAGTGCGCGCTACCAAGTGCAACACGTCGCGGACGACATAATAGCGGTACTTTGCGGTTTAGATTCGTCGGTCACACGTCGTCAATATTCCCGGGACAAGGACCAAACTAGCGAACCTTTCTTGGTCAGCACAAGCGGCAAGCGAAGGcacaaaaaccacaaaaaacacaaagcacacacacggCACACACTTGTACACTTACACACGGCAAGCAGTGCGGAACACTTGGACACATACGCCCAGCTTGTTGctggctgtgggcgtggcagcgcaCGAAAAAGAAACAGACAAGGACACACACATGTGTCCTGCCAGTGTGTCGCGGAAATTTTTGTGCGGAAATTATAGAAATTTCgctttttgatttcattttcgttCCGCTTTCGTTGCGAACCTCTCACCCCTCGCCACCCATCGCCCACCTTTTGTGCACCTGCACCTGTGCGAAAAGACATCGTGAAATGCCCAAGGAGCCCGCTGCCGTCGGTGTCCAGTTGGCTTGGTGGTCGTCGCCGTCATCGTCCTTGCAGTGACAAATTTCCTTGCATATCCGCTCCAGGACTACGAAACTTTGGCTGCAAACAAAACCGTCATTTGCGTGGCGCGTCGCTGTCGCGTTCACTTGTCGCATATCCGTCGCCATTTTGacaataatttcatttccgGTCGGCAATTTGTACGCACTTGAgtgagtgattaactgcaccGATTCCCAACGATTGTGAAGTGTCTACGATTACTAAGTTGTGACTTAAGTTGTCCCGACGGAACTCTAAGAGATAGTCAAAGGGTAGACTTATTTTTGGATAAACTTTATTGCACATACAGGCACAATCCTGAGGTGAGTTATGGATACGTTATGTAAAGATCAACTTGAATTAAAAGTCCGACGGGGTCCGAAATAACTAATATGATTTGTTTAAACTTGAAGTTGAATAAAGATTACATCGTAAcggtttaattttatttacaaattgaaaacgaagTCTTTAGCTAAAATgctttagtttgtttttgttgaacatacaataaaaacaaataaatcgagGTCCACAACACTTACGAATATAGTGGAAAATCTCTAgcagaaatatattaaatgcataaaaatagTAAGAATTCTAAAAAATGCATAAGTCTAGAGCATTATAAGCTGATGTCATTAACGAATAGGtaatataacaataatagactttaatatttaatagaatttCTTTCGAATTTCTAAGATActtgtaaattataaaactttCTATTTAACCATTCGGATCTAATAAATTAAGTCCATTTAAATAGAGAAATGAGCTTTTCGATACGGCACCTCTGAATTTAGAtggttgtttttaatttctaattaacGACAGTTATTCAAACCCTAAAATGCTCACCCCGCCATCATCAGATAATTGTGTAGCACATGTTTTTGCTAATCGAATTAGCAGACTTAAAACGGAAGTATTCATAAACCAGCAAAAAGAGCAGATCAGCAGCATCATTGGGTAAAAGCTCGACAATTAAACAGCACCACAGTTCCATCAGCCAGTCGGCTGTGCAAGCATTCAAAAATCCTAATTTCCgaaaatcgcataaaaatCTTACAAACCATTAAAGAGCAGCCAAACGTGTGGCCTCTTAATTAAAGGATCTCTCGTCCAACAAGGGGATTACACCATTAACAGCTGTCGAAGAGCATAAACTCGGCAATCACAGCGATACCAAGTGGTATTCAAAGGACTCAGCACGCGCTGCAGAACGGGACGAGCATTCAGCCCATCTGCAGACCGACATTCTGGCATCCCGCTCGTATTTCCGGTGTGCGCGCGTTCGCTCAGCGATTGTGATAACTTGGGGAATACAAGGATACcagaatacaaaaaataaaatgtctgCCTGCTAATGTTCGCTGGTGAAATTTGCCTACATGCAAACGCAGCCACTCGGCCTGagtacaaataataaataataaatgaggCGTGTGCAGGCCGTTTATAATGTCTGACAAGGCGCAAAGTTGATGATGTTCTGTAGATGCGAGCGTTTCGATAACGAAATCTATTTACTCCTCCCGGCGAACTTAAAGCTGCTGGggcttcagtttcagttttcatttCGGGTATGCTCGGTGTACTTTAAGCCAGAGACAGGACAAGTCGCACTTTGTATGGCATAAATTTCGttggcataaatcaaaattcagCTACTTCCGACGAGGGCAGAGTGCAAAAATTTGCATGCCCCCTGTGTGTGCTAACTGCAGACTGGCCGAAAAGGGCCAGTAAACAATGGTTGGCCTTCCCCAGCTTCGACCAGCTGGACATTAGAGAGCCACGCTCAAATGGCCGCCACCCACGCATAGTACAACgctcatacgcaacgttggcCCAGTGCAAAAAGCGGGACTGTACACACAATAAATAACGAGCCAGATAATTATGCACGTCGTGCTTATATCTAAGGGAACACTAGCTCCACAGCTCCAAAGTAGCCACTATTAATTATGCCAGAACATCGGGGGGCTTTGGGGTAGCTAGCTTAACGTGTTGGGGCCATGGCAATTAGAGCGATTGTTTGGCCCGAAAGGCATTCTAAAATTGCAGTATTTAATTGTGGACCAGGCGTTATGATTTATTAATATCTCGCTCTGCAATTTGCCATGAGGTGAGTGATGGAACTTACTCGGActttaaagcaattaaaagttcTGGTTTGACTACCAATAGAGTGTACGAATAACTATCTTAAGTTTTAGTAATTTATAACATCTAAGTAttcatttatattcattttcgtttggaattttcttagttttataagtactATAAAACCAATTTTTTCTATCACTTTCTCCGGCAGAGTCAAGTGGAATCCCTTGTTCAGCCAACAGCCATCCATCGAGGCTCCCCAGGCGTGCGCCATGTACGAGAACTCCTGTTCGTATCAGACGGCGCTGGACCTGAAGAGGGTATCGCCACCTACTCTCGCCCAGGTGAAGACAGAGGAGTGCCTTGCACTCGGACAGTGCTCGCCGGACTGGACCTCGTACCGCTTCCATCAGTCCACCTTCGAGCAGCTGAAGCAGAGTGTGGAGAAGGCCAAAGCGGCGCTGCAGGATCGCAGCAGTTTTTTCGGGGCCAGCAGTGCCTTTAGGTGAGTTACATCTTAAGATAACTATTTTTCACTAAATAAGATTATATAAACCACTTAACTTGGATATCTTACTTTACAAGAATTCTTGGCTTGTTtacattatttaatattataggattgaatatttatgtatgttttccAACCACAGCGACATCTACTCGAGCCAGCGTTTGACGGACTCCCTCGACACCCTGCCCGTTCAGTCCGGGAACGGAGGCGGCAATTGCCTCGGCCTTCCACACAATCCCAATgtcggagtgggcgtggccggagtGCTCAATTACAATGCGGTTAGCAGCAGTACGGCTGGAGTGCTGAGCAGCAGTGGGAACGGTGTGCAGAGACACCGATTGGACACTCTGCAGCCGCCATCCGGGTGCTCTCCTGCAGTCACCCAGCACGGCGTCATCACGTCCAGCGCCGGACAGGTCACGTCCGGAACTCTGGATGCGGTGAGTGCGGCTCCAGCACTTTCATCGCTAACAGCGTCCAGCTCCTCGCATGTGGAGCACAAAGTCAGGGCAGGTAAGTGAAGTTAATGTGGCAGAAGCTATAGAATATACATCGAAAGAAAGCACtattttaatacaattatataaaaatagtaGACATTTTCAAAATGGGGGCATCTTTACTGTCatgtttttcaaataa
It contains:
- the LOC6736969 gene encoding chymotrypsin-1 — translated: MILQLALIVQFSLGFGQETGSLRIMNGTAAKAKQLPYQVGLLCYFEGSKDEPNMCGGTILSNRWIITAAHCLQDPKSNLWKVLIHVGKVKSFDDKEIVVNRSYTIVHKKFDRKTVTNDIALIKLPKKLKFNKYIQPAKLPSAKKTYTGRKAIISGWGLTTKQLPSQVLQYIRAPIISNKECERQWNKQLGGKSKKVVHNSFICIDSKKGLPCRGDSGGPMVLDDGTRTLVGIVSHGFDGECKLKLPDISTRVSAYLKWIKYYSGGLK
- the LOC6736970 gene encoding galactose mutarotase; protein product: MVNITEDVFANGAVNPLTKSKDTIKRFTLTNGAGMSVQLITRGATITSIKTPDASGQIDDVTLGFDDLAGYQSERNPYFGATIGRICNRIANGSFYLDGKLVEVSKNRDNKFQLHGGFVGFDKAHWEVVEVRGDGVTLSHTNPDGHEGYPGKVTATASFTLSEDNCLHVQMSAVADQTTPVNLTNHSYFNLAGHKSGANGLYEHTIEINAYGITETDQSSIPTGRITPVEGTGFDLRVSSNLGERLKALQPARGYDDNFCVTFSPPQPLAKVARATHPPSGRWLEVVSNQPGVQFYTSNFMPDVERGESPIPGKDGAAYAKHGAFCLETQKFPDSVNHSNFPSTILRPGESYQHEVIYKFGVSH
- the LOC6736971 gene encoding transmembrane emp24 domain-containing protein B, whose translation is MQLTWQRDQINLLLPIALICCCLLIDVTSAQEAQQPWYENLPAVAMDYKVHIDAGKEDCYHQYVKAGATFYVSFSVVRGGDGMAGFAVRNPAGEVVKPYQWQATADYTDQVSPGGYYSVCIDNQFSRFAGKLVNIYITVVKYDAWDKYAKEIEQLQLNMQNFTATVGTVERNINDMMGYQAHSRHRESRDYALLLDNNAYIQTFSISQIVVILITCSVQVFFVRKLFEVKSSSKSRI